In Novosphingobium sp., the genomic window GCGGTCCATCATCCAGCCCGTCAAAGAGGCGAAATCGGCTTCGGAATACAATCCTCGGCCGATCCCGCTCTGATTGGTAACGACCATGACGGCCATACCCCTTTGGCGGGCTTCGCGAACCAGTTCAAACACACCGGGCATGAAGGCGAAATCCTCCATGCGATGGACGTAACCGCGATCCTCATTGATGACGCCGTCGCGATCAAGTAACAGCGCCGCTCGCTTGCCATTCTGGCGGGTCATACGTAGCGGTCGGCCTGTTGCAGCATCTCCACGTAGCGGGCTACCCCTTGTTCCACATCGAGAAAGGGCCGATCATAGCCCGCCGCCCGCAGATTGGTCAGCGATGCCTCGGTAAAATACTGATATCTATCGCGAATTTCTTCCGGCATGGGCACGTATTTGATGTTGGGCTCCTGCCCACAGGCCCGGAACAGGGCGCCGATCAATTCGGCAAAGGATTGAGCGCGGCCCGTGCCCACGTTGAAAATGCCAACCTTGGGCGCCTGTTCCTCATCCATGAACCAGCGCATCACATTCACCACATCTTCAACATGGATGAAATCGCGAAGCTGGCCCCCATCGCTGTAGCCTTCGCGGTGGCTCTTGAACATGTCGACAACCTGCCCGTTTCTGGCCTTTTCAAAATTTTTGGCGACCACGGACATCATACCTTCCTTATGATATTCGTTGGGCCCATAAACGTTGAAGAATTTCATGCCGATGCATTTGGGAGGCAGGAGTTTGCCTTGCTCCGCCCGCTCCGCAACAATGCGGTCGATGGTGTGCTTGCTCCAGCCATACAGGTTCAGCGGGCGCAGCTTGCCAAGAGCCTCTGTGGAAAAATCGTCCACAAATCCGTTTTCGCCGTCACCATAGGTGGCTGCGGAGGAGGCGTAAATCAACGGCACCTGATGCTGTGTGCACCAGTCGACAAGATCAAGGGTTGCGCGAAAGTTGGTCCGCAAGATCTCGTCACCGTCCCGGGCCGTGGTGGCCGAATTGGCGCCCATGTGGAAGACGGCGGACACCTTCACCTGCTCCAGTTTGGTCATCAGCTGTTCGGGTGGAACAAAATCCTGAAAGGCGGCCTTGCGCAGGTTCTGCCATCGCTGGTCGCTCAGCAGCCAGTCACAAAGCAGAAGATCGGTATGCCCGGCCTTGTTGAGGGCATGGACGAGATAGGAGCCGATAAAGCCAGCAGCGCCGGTTACGAGAATCATGATATGAATTTATCCCACGAGTTGGAATCAGGATTTGGTTTCTTTCAAGGCCTGTATCTCTTCGTCGCGCCGGCGCACTTCTTCTTCCAGATAGAAACTGCGCTGACGCGCCTCGATCAATTGATAATGGATCCTCTGGTACAATTTGGGTGCGGCCGCTAAGTCGTGGTCGAAAGATTGGGTCGCAATGTCGGCTGCAATCGCGGAATAATCGCCCAGCGGCCGCCTCACCAGCTGTTCGTACATATCGGCGGGATTGACGCAAGGCTCCGTACGCTTGACGGCACTGACATTGAGCGACATGGCGCAATGGTCGCCATCGTAACGGGGAACCCATCCGTTGGATGCGTCGCCAAATGGAGAATTCCACCAGTTAAAGTCGGAATAGCCAAGAGACTCCAGGATATCGACAATCATTCCAGCGGTAAAACCGTAGCGATGTTGCTCGAAGCGGTTTTCTCGCCCACCAACGCCATAAATCAGCCCCATGACATGAAACACGCTGTCGCCCGAAAGGACCATGCGCATCAACGATGACATATCAGGAATTGAAATACGCAGCTTGCCGCCGATTTTCAGAACTCTGGTGAACTCTGCGATGGCCTTGAAACTGTCGGGCCAGTCGATGTGCTCAAGGACATGGCCTGCCACAACTTCATCTGCGGAGTTGCTCTCGATTTGCGGCATGTTGGTAACGTCTGCAACAATATCAGGTGAATGCGTGTCATCGATATCCACGGTCTTGAAGCCGTCCGGCTTATATTTCTGGGCGCCAACATATAGCTTCATGACTTTTATCCTGTAATTAGATATTCCAGATGCGGATGAGGTCGAACTTTACTGCCCGGCCATAGGTACCAGACAGCTCGACATGCAGCAGCTTGAGCGGATCGTGATCCAGACCGGCGGGTACACGCAAGACGAGACAGCAATTTTCCCCAGCCCGGTGCAGCATGACAGGCAGGGCATGCCCGCCCAGTGACGCCGCACCGACCAGATCATCGCCTGCCTGGACAGCGATCATCTCCACCATGATAAAGGGAGAGTGGCGCACCCTCGCCGGGCTGATAATGGTGAAATTGCCGCCGGGCAGTGTCAACCAGCCATCGGGGGAAGGCATGGCCGAACTGTTGACCAGCAGTTGCGCCGCCGGCGAAAAGGGGCGCATCTCGGTTACCACGTCCAGTCGGTCGCGAGCGTGCCAGTCGCCGATCTGGCGATAATGGGTCTGGATCGCGCTCTCGGCTTGCTGCCGGATCTGCTGGGCGCCCGTGGCTGAAAGGCGAGACGATGCATGGGGCTGGGAGAGCGGCTGTTTGTGCCAGTTGCGCATGGGCCATTCCGCCAGCTCGGCAGGGGCGGCCAGCCAGAACAGGCGGTATGTATCCAGCCCTTCCTGCTGCAACCACGCCCGGAAAGGCTCCGCCTGCCAACGCCCGCCCTTGATGAAACGCCCTTTCAACTCGGGCCTTTCGCGCAGCACCAGCACGCCCAGCGCGGGCATGCGGGTCAGCCAGGCATTGACCACCGGGCGCAGCAGGGCCTGTCGCAAGGCACCATCAACAAAATGCCACAGGCGGTGTTCGCAGATGCCGTGCAACACCAGCCATTGCAGCCCGGCTTCCAGCGAAAAGCGGCCCTTTTCGCGGAAATGGGCTACAAGATCGCTGCGGCCCAGAATGGCGGCTAGCAACATGATGTTGACCGGAACGGCTCCACCCATCGCTGTGGCTGCTGTGGTCGCTGCCAGGCCGGCGGTGGCGTGCGTGTCCCACCGCACACGCATGGCGCCAAAATCGCCCGATGCGGCGTGCAGAAGATCGGCCCCCACCGCCGCGACAAAGGCGTGGGGCACGCTGTCTGCGGCTTGGCGAGGGCGCGCCGCCAGCGCGGTTTCCAGGCCCGAGATCAACGCATTGTGATCGACGAAAGAGCGGAACGTATCTGCTGAAACGTCAATCACGCTGGCCGCCATTGCTTGCGCCGCTAAAGCGGCTGATCACATCGCTGGCCAGCGCATCGAAGCGGCGCAATCCTTTGCGCATGACATTGCGCATATTGCCGCTGTTCATCGTCAGCGTGCCGGATTCGACGGTGAACTCATACACTCCCGCCCCCAACATGTCGGGCATGCCGCTCAGGCTGACCTGCAGTCTTTTGCCGATAGAGGCATGAAAGGCCGTATCCAGTTCGGCCAAAGACATGACACGGTTCTTGAGTTCGAGTGCCAGCAGGATCTGGCCGCGCTTGACGACACGGGCACATTCAAACAGCAGCGAGGCGACCTGCGCCTCTTCGAGCTGGCCACCATCATCGCTCAGATTGCACACAACCCAGTCGATGGCCTTGCTGTCGAGCGGAAGGCGCGTCCAGCTGGCGGGATAAAGTCGCACACCGGCCGAGGCATGGTGAAAGCCATCGCCAAGCGCGAAAAGGCGCGCTTCCTCTCGGCTCAGTCCCTGTTCGGACAACTGGGCAATGGTTTCAGCATCATTGCCCACAACCGCCCCTTGCCCATTGGAAGGGAGCAAGCGCCCCAGGTCGGCCACAATGTTGGGCCCGGGCAGCTGGCGCCTTGAAACAAAGTTCAGATGCGTGGTCGGCGCGCTCAGTTCGATCGCCGCTTCGGCCAGACTGTCGGCCGAATGGCTTTCCATACACGCCACGGTGGGCAACTCGCGAGGGCAGCGCACCGACCAGTCCCGACTGGTCCACCAGCAATCGCCGCAGGTTTGCGCGGCAAGATTGGTGTTTTCGGGATAGCCGAAAAATGGCAGGGAGGTGGGGCCAAAGGCAACGACAGAGGGCGTGCCCACCGCGCGTGCAAGATGGACCAGGCCGCCTTCTGTATCGATGTGGACCTGCGCATGGCGCAACACCATGGCAGACTGACTCATGGTGCACTTCCCGCGCAGATCGGCATCCACGCCGCCGATCAGCTGCTCATGCGCCTCGCCGAGCTGGACCGTGCGCAATCCCGCCGCCTTCACCCGCGCGACAATGTCCAGCCATTTGGCCAGCGGCAGATTCTTGGTCTGCAACCCGTCCGCGCCGGCCATGTTGCGGTCCGCGCCGTGGTGCACCGTGACATAGGGCCCGTCCAGCAGCGCCCGCACGTCTTCATCGGGTTCCTGCGCATGCAGGAAATCGCCGAAATTGCCCAGTTGGGGGGCAATGTTGGCGGTGTACATGCTGAAGCTGTATTTCGAGAAGCCCTGGCCTACCACTTCGCGGGCAAAGATGTTGTTGAGATAGGGCCAGTCGCGACGGATGTAGTTTTGCCAGATCCACGAGCGACTGTTGGCCTCGGCCAGGAAGTCGCCCTCCACGCGCGAACGCGGGGGTGGGGCGTAGGTGATCGCATAGCGCACGTCGGCAATCAGATCGAAAACATCGGTGGCCGCGGCCAGTTGCAGGAACCGGTGCCCCTGTTCTCCGGGCAAGTGGCAGGCTTCCACCACATAAGGGTTGTCTGAAAGGATGGAGCGCACGCCCGGATGTTCATGCACCACGAAAATGCGCGGCCTGTCGAAATGGTAATACAATCCGCGCACCACCGCGGAGAGATAGAGCATATCGCCATAGCCGCCCGACCCGCGCACCATGATGGTGATGGGATCGGCGTCATCATCATGGGGCACCAGATTCCCCAGCATGCCCCGGATGCCCAGCGCCTCGCAGGTTCGCAGCCAGACCTGCTGGCGCTTGATGATGTTGGTGTTCTGCCAGATCTGCGACATCGTGTAGGCCGGGAACATGTTCTGGCCGTCGTTGGCGCCCGTCAGCCCGCGCAGCAATTCGGCCAGCTTCTGGCCGGAGGCATCGTTGTCGCTGCGGATCAGCTGGGCTTCCTGTTCCAGCTGGGCAATGCGGCTGTTGGCCTCGCTCAGACGCAACAGGGCAGCTTGGAGTTGCACCTGCTCCAGCTCTGCGCGGCTTCCCTCGTCATGCATCATTAAAAGAACTCCCCACGGCCGTATACTGGTTGGCAGATACCAGCTTGTCTTGCCCGGTCAGCAAGGGAAGCAGGCCCGTAACAATGTGATAGAGCGAGCTGGCCGGCACATGGCCACTGGCAAAAGCATAAGTGCGCGCGTCGCATGTCTCGTGCCAAAGCCCTTCGACCGGCACATTCAGGAAAGCCTTTAGATGCCCGAAAGCGTCCTGCCATGACCCTGCGGGAACATCGGGCCGTTCCAGCCCCACGCGGAGCCATTCCGTGATGGTCCAGATGCGGCATTGCCTGTCGGCCACGGCCCCGTCCGCATGGACCTCGCCAAAAGGCAGGCCGGTTTCGGTGGCAAAGCCATGGCGGGCCCGGCGGGCCAGTGCGTGGTCCAGATCGGGCGCGTGCAGCCCGAGCTTGCGTGCCTCGCCCAGCAGCCACACCCATTCGAGATGGTGGCCCGGTTCAAAGATATGGCGAAGCGGATCACTGGTCGGGCTCCAGTCCGCGTCGAAATACTCGAACAGGCATTGGCGCTGTTCGTGCCAGAAATGGCGGCCGAACATGGCGATCAATTCGTCGGCTTGTTCGCGGAAAGCGGGGCTCCGGCTCAGCGGCAGCCATGCCAGACATGCTTCCAGCAGATGCATGTGCGGATTTTGCCGATGCGGCAGCCGGTATGGGATCGCCTCGATAAAACCGCCGGGCGCATGCACCATATGGGCGTGCAGAAAGGCCAGAACCTCCCTGGCGGTTTCTTCCAGTCGCGCATCGCCCAGGCGCTCGAAAGCAGAGGCCAGCGCGAAAAGCACAAAGGCCAGATCGTAGAGGTCGCGCGTGTCATCAAGCGGCGCCCCTTCCAGCGTCACGCTGCGGCGAAAGGCGCCATGGCCATGGCTGAGGGGGCCAAACAGGAAATCGAGCCCATGCCGCATGGCATCGCGCGCGCCTGGAACCGACATCCGGTCGAGCGTTGCAAAAACGAAGATGTGGCGGCAGGTGACCCGTAGCCGTTTGAAATCCACAGCATTGCGCGCATCGTGGAAAGACAGCTGGTCGAAATAGCCGCCATGCACCCGGTCAACGCCCGCATCGAGCCAGAGAGCCGCGGCCGGCCCGGTCAGCCAGCGATGCGCGTCCAGGGTGGCGGCGCTGCGCTCCCCACCTAGAACAGCGTCACGGCCGATCATGGGTCAACTCCGGCTGAAGCGAGCGCTTGACCAGATTGCTGGTTGACTGCCCTTCGACCAGACGGGCCAGCACCACCTTGCCGCCATAGGATTGCACCAGAGGCGCACCCACCACCGTGTCGATGGTATAATCGGCGCCCTTGACCAGCACATCGGGCCGCAGGGCCTCGATCAGCTCTGCCGGCGTTTCCTCACCGAACAGGGTGACGGCGCTGACACAGGACAAGGCGCTCAACACGCGAGCGCGGTTGTCCTGCGTCTGGATCGGCCTGCTCGGCCCCTTTAGGCGCGAGACCGAGGCGTCGGTGTTGATGCCCACGATCAGATGATCGCAATGCGAGGCGGCCTCTTGCAGCAAGGAGATATGGCCGGGATGCAGAAGGTCAAAGCAACCGTTGGTAAAGCCCACGGTCTGGCCCTGCGTGGCCCATTGCCGGCGCAGCATGGCCGCATCGGCGCGGTCGAGCACCAGGCCCCGCGTGCCAAGCCCGTCTTCCTCGCCCAGCGCCCGGTGAAGCTCGTCTGCCGAAACGGTTGATGTGCCCAGCTTGCTGACCGCAATGCCCGCCGCCAGATTGGCCATGGCCATGGCCTCGATGATGCCGATGCCGCCGCCCAGCCCCGATGCCAGACAGGCCACAACCGTATCGCCCGCCCCGGACACATCGAACACTTCACGCGCCTTTGTCGGCAGCAGGACAGGGTTCTGCTCCCGGTCGTAGAAGGCCATGCCCTTTTCCGAGCGAGTGACCAGAATGCGCGCGCCTGTCACATCGATCAACCGCTCGGCGGCCTGCCTGCACGCTTGCTCATCCGGGCAAGGCATGCCCGAAGCTGCGGCCAGTTCGCTCAGATTGGGGGTGATGATGCTGGCGCCGCGATAGATCGACCAGTCGCTCCGCTTGGGGTCGACGATGGTGGGCACGCCTAGATCACGCGCCTTGTCGATGATGCGGGTGATGATCGCGTCGATCAGCAGCCCCTTGCGATAGTCGGACAACACGATCACGTCGTGATCGTGCGCCAGCTCTTCCAGACGGTGCAGCAGTGTGTCGCAGGCCGACTGGTCAATGGGGCCGGTATGTTCCTCA contains:
- a CDS encoding glycosyltransferase family 9 protein, encoding MMHDEGSRAELEQVQLQAALLRLSEANSRIAQLEQEAQLIRSDNDASGQKLAELLRGLTGANDGQNMFPAYTMSQIWQNTNIIKRQQVWLRTCEALGIRGMLGNLVPHDDDADPITIMVRGSGGYGDMLYLSAVVRGLYYHFDRPRIFVVHEHPGVRSILSDNPYVVEACHLPGEQGHRFLQLAAATDVFDLIADVRYAITYAPPPRSRVEGDFLAEANSRSWIWQNYIRRDWPYLNNIFAREVVGQGFSKYSFSMYTANIAPQLGNFGDFLHAQEPDEDVRALLDGPYVTVHHGADRNMAGADGLQTKNLPLAKWLDIVARVKAAGLRTVQLGEAHEQLIGGVDADLRGKCTMSQSAMVLRHAQVHIDTEGGLVHLARAVGTPSVVAFGPTSLPFFGYPENTNLAAQTCGDCWWTSRDWSVRCPRELPTVACMESHSADSLAEAAIELSAPTTHLNFVSRRQLPGPNIVADLGRLLPSNGQGAVVGNDAETIAQLSEQGLSREEARLFALGDGFHHASAGVRLYPASWTRLPLDSKAIDWVVCNLSDDGGQLEEAQVASLLFECARVVKRGQILLALELKNRVMSLAELDTAFHASIGKRLQVSLSGMPDMLGAGVYEFTVESGTLTMNSGNMRNVMRKGLRRFDALASDVISRFSGASNGGQRD
- the rfaE1 gene encoding D-glycero-beta-D-manno-heptose-7-phosphate kinase; its protein translation is MLELLSKARVLVIGDAMIDSYVQGSVERISPEAPVPVLRYESRRWAPGGAANVAANVAALGGKATLLAGIGSDEAGRTLRTMLEERGVNAQLLDIAGRPTTCKTRLMAGSHQVLRLDEEHTGPIDQSACDTLLHRLEELAHDHDVIVLSDYRKGLLIDAIITRIIDKARDLGVPTIVDPKRSDWSIYRGASIITPNLSELAAASGMPCPDEQACRQAAERLIDVTGARILVTRSEKGMAFYDREQNPVLLPTKAREVFDVSGAGDTVVACLASGLGGGIGIIEAMAMANLAAGIAVSKLGTSTVSADELHRALGEEDGLGTRGLVLDRADAAMLRRQWATQGQTVGFTNGCFDLLHPGHISLLQEAASHCDHLIVGINTDASVSRLKGPSRPIQTQDNRARVLSALSCVSAVTLFGEETPAELIEALRPDVLVKGADYTIDTVVGAPLVQSYGGKVVLARLVEGQSTSNLVKRSLQPELTHDRP
- a CDS encoding methyltransferase domain-containing protein; the encoded protein is MKLYVGAQKYKPDGFKTVDIDDTHSPDIVADVTNMPQIESNSADEVVAGHVLEHIDWPDSFKAIAEFTRVLKIGGKLRISIPDMSSLMRMVLSGDSVFHVMGLIYGVGGRENRFEQHRYGFTAGMIVDILESLGYSDFNWWNSPFGDASNGWVPRYDGDHCAMSLNVSAVKRTEPCVNPADMYEQLVRRPLGDYSAIAADIATQSFDHDLAAAPKLYQRIHYQLIEARQRSFYLEEEVRRRDEEIQALKETKS
- the rfaD gene encoding ADP-glyceromanno-heptose 6-epimerase, which encodes MILVTGAAGFIGSYLVHALNKAGHTDLLLCDWLLSDQRWQNLRKAAFQDFVPPEQLMTKLEQVKVSAVFHMGANSATTARDGDEILRTNFRATLDLVDWCTQHQVPLIYASSAATYGDGENGFVDDFSTEALGKLRPLNLYGWSKHTIDRIVAERAEQGKLLPPKCIGMKFFNVYGPNEYHKEGMMSVVAKNFEKARNGQVVDMFKSHREGYSDGGQLRDFIHVEDVVNVMRWFMDEEQAPKVGIFNVGTGRAQSFAELIGALFRACGQEPNIKYVPMPEEIRDRYQYFTEASLTNLRAAGYDRPFLDVEQGVARYVEMLQQADRYV
- a CDS encoding AGE family epimerase/isomerase — protein: MIGRDAVLGGERSAATLDAHRWLTGPAAALWLDAGVDRVHGGYFDQLSFHDARNAVDFKRLRVTCRHIFVFATLDRMSVPGARDAMRHGLDFLFGPLSHGHGAFRRSVTLEGAPLDDTRDLYDLAFVLFALASAFERLGDARLEETAREVLAFLHAHMVHAPGGFIEAIPYRLPHRQNPHMHLLEACLAWLPLSRSPAFREQADELIAMFGRHFWHEQRQCLFEYFDADWSPTSDPLRHIFEPGHHLEWVWLLGEARKLGLHAPDLDHALARRARHGFATETGLPFGEVHADGAVADRQCRIWTITEWLRVGLERPDVPAGSWQDAFGHLKAFLNVPVEGLWHETCDARTYAFASGHVPASSLYHIVTGLLPLLTGQDKLVSANQYTAVGSSFNDA